One region of Halomicrobium sp. LC1Hm genomic DNA includes:
- a CDS encoding YcaO-like family protein, whose amino-acid sequence MGTVVDVVGSGPATDTLLATLDDLDVDIDHREAPAVDSADFAVVVGETGAATFETASEQALDGATPWIAVELGGIGGQPTVPASIAGFDPDRECYDCLRGRVEANTTAAADGVDEPGPATRRVAGAVAGAAVADYLADEPGAAGSSVLGHVVELPRQKRRFFPLPGCSCGGERDTTIDRAHAAVDIEQALERAERALDDRVGIVQQVGEAESFPAPYYLAQLTDTSGFSAVTAPRQAAGVAADWDGAFMKALGESYERYAAGVYTAAETTTATAASLDDAVAPEAFVAPDDADADATTELDWIDARNLATDESALVPAELVFHPPTESRVRPPLTTGLGLGSSGCEALLAGLYEVIERDAAMLSWYSTFEPLGLTVDDDVFGTLYDRAASEGLTVTPLLLTQDVDVPVVAVAVHRDEWPSFAIGSAADLDPEQAALGALEEALQNWMELRSMGPEQAAEASGAIGEYADKPERAVDLLAYDQTIPAEAVGPDAVDDGEAELDALVAALSEAGLTPYATRTTTRDLDELGFEGVRVLVPEAQPLFLGDAFFGERAETVPTELGFEPRLDRPHHPFP is encoded by the coding sequence ATGGGTACGGTAGTGGACGTTGTGGGGAGTGGACCGGCGACAGACACCCTTCTCGCGACACTCGACGACCTCGACGTGGATATCGACCACCGGGAAGCGCCTGCCGTCGACAGCGCCGACTTCGCGGTCGTCGTCGGCGAGACCGGGGCGGCGACGTTCGAGACCGCCAGCGAGCAGGCCCTCGACGGCGCGACGCCCTGGATCGCGGTCGAGCTCGGCGGTATCGGTGGCCAGCCGACGGTCCCGGCATCGATCGCCGGCTTCGATCCCGACCGGGAGTGCTACGACTGCCTCCGTGGTCGCGTCGAAGCCAACACGACGGCGGCCGCCGACGGCGTCGACGAACCCGGCCCGGCGACGCGCCGTGTCGCCGGTGCGGTCGCCGGAGCGGCCGTCGCCGACTACCTCGCCGACGAACCCGGAGCGGCCGGGTCGTCGGTGCTGGGACACGTCGTCGAGCTACCCCGTCAGAAACGCCGCTTCTTCCCGCTGCCGGGCTGTTCGTGTGGCGGCGAGCGCGACACGACGATCGATCGCGCGCACGCCGCGGTCGACATCGAGCAGGCGCTCGAACGCGCCGAGCGAGCGCTGGACGACCGCGTGGGGATCGTCCAGCAGGTCGGCGAGGCGGAGTCGTTCCCGGCACCGTACTACCTCGCACAGCTCACCGACACGTCGGGGTTCAGCGCTGTCACGGCCCCGCGACAGGCCGCCGGCGTCGCGGCCGACTGGGACGGTGCGTTCATGAAGGCGCTGGGGGAGTCCTACGAGCGCTACGCTGCCGGCGTGTACACGGCCGCGGAGACGACGACCGCCACGGCGGCGTCGCTGGACGACGCGGTCGCGCCCGAGGCCTTCGTCGCGCCCGACGACGCCGACGCGGACGCGACGACCGAACTCGACTGGATCGATGCCCGGAACCTCGCGACCGACGAGTCGGCGCTGGTGCCCGCCGAGCTCGTCTTTCACCCGCCCACCGAGTCCCGCGTCCGTCCGCCCCTGACGACCGGGCTGGGACTGGGCTCGTCGGGCTGTGAGGCGCTGTTGGCCGGGCTCTACGAGGTGATCGAACGGGACGCGGCGATGCTGTCGTGGTACTCGACGTTCGAGCCGCTGGGGCTGACCGTCGACGACGACGTGTTCGGGACGCTGTACGACCGCGCCGCGTCGGAGGGACTGACGGTGACGCCGCTGCTGCTGACACAGGACGTGGACGTGCCCGTCGTCGCCGTCGCCGTCCACCGGGACGAGTGGCCCAGCTTCGCCATCGGCTCGGCGGCCGATCTCGACCCCGAGCAGGCCGCTCTCGGCGCGCTCGAAGAGGCGCTCCAGAACTGGATGGAGCTTCGGAGCATGGGCCCCGAACAGGCCGCGGAGGCGAGCGGCGCGATCGGGGAGTACGCCGACAAGCCAGAGCGAGCCGTCGATCTGCTGGCGTACGACCAGACCATCCCGGCCGAGGCGGTCGGTCCAGACGCCGTCGACGACGGCGAGGCCGAACTGGACGCCCTCGTCGCAGCGCTCTCGGAGGCCGGGCTGACGCCGTACGCGACGCGGACGACGACGCGAGATCTGGACGAACTCGGCTTCGAGGGCGTCCGCGTGCTGGTGCCCGAGGCCCAGCCGCTGTTCCTCGGCGACGCCTTCTTCGGCGAGCGCGCGGAGACGGTCCCGACCGAACTCGGCTTCGAACCGCGACTCGACCGTCCACACCACCCGTTCCCCTAG
- the tbsP gene encoding transcriptional regulator TbsP: MRSNLLEDDVRTVLSEALDSEDSSLTVVNPSRETLSELVSVLDEHEDPPAVRLLAENRALKDEMGDFIVASTAADLIEADVLELKILDDVPNHSLLIGSESVVSLIDAGDAVAGLTSDEDAFLDDISSFYDDEWDRADSYSLRTPAMSRVMDTLESDIGPETAADFEGVLASLQTARGDGDGLDEVTISLLVAAKNGELLYDISKWGEDIGLASKATFSRTKTTLEDMGLIDTEKVPIDVGRPRLRLMLGDERLQSVDSDELASVAQGIIAS; encoded by the coding sequence ATGCGCTCGAACCTACTCGAAGACGACGTAAGAACTGTGCTGTCCGAAGCACTGGACAGTGAAGACAGTTCGCTCACAGTTGTTAATCCCTCTAGAGAAACGCTTTCGGAACTCGTCTCGGTGCTGGACGAACACGAGGATCCGCCCGCCGTCCGCCTGCTCGCGGAGAACCGCGCCCTGAAAGACGAGATGGGCGACTTCATCGTCGCGAGCACGGCCGCGGACCTGATCGAGGCCGACGTGCTGGAGCTGAAGATCCTCGACGACGTTCCGAACCACTCGCTGCTGATCGGCTCCGAGAGCGTCGTGTCGCTCATCGACGCCGGTGACGCGGTCGCCGGACTCACGTCCGACGAGGACGCGTTCCTCGACGACATCTCGTCGTTCTACGACGACGAGTGGGACCGCGCCGACAGCTACTCGCTGCGGACGCCAGCGATGTCCCGCGTGATGGACACGCTGGAGTCCGACATCGGTCCCGAGACGGCCGCAGACTTCGAGGGTGTGCTCGCCTCGCTCCAGACCGCACGCGGCGACGGCGACGGGCTCGACGAGGTGACGATCAGTCTGCTGGTCGCCGCCAAGAACGGCGAACTGCTCTACGACATCAGCAAGTGGGGCGAGGACATCGGCCTGGCGAGCAAGGCGACGTTCTCCCGCACCAAGACGACTCTCGAAGACATGGGCCTGATCGACACGGAAAAGGTGCCCATCGACGTGGGCCGGCCGCGGCTCCGGCTAATGCTTGGCGACGAGCGGCTCCAGTCGGTCGACAGTGACGAGCTCGCGAGCGTCGCGCAGGGCATTATCGCCTCCTAG